GCCGCCTCGTATGAATGCCTGCCCACCCCTCAGCCCGTGCGGCTGGTCAAATATCGAACGCCAAAGGGGAAGGTCCATGTGGTGATGACGAACCTGATGGATCGTCAGCGCTTTCCGGCCAGCGTCTTTATGTCGCTGTACCATCAACGCTGGCGTATTGAAGAGGCGTTCAAACGGTTAAAGCACCGGCTGCAGATAGAGCAGGTATCGGGGTTGTCCCAACGAGCGGTCATGCAGGATTTTGCCGCCAAGATCGTCTGTGACAATCTGGAAAGGGTCGTGGTGATGTTCGCAGAACGGCAACATCGGGTCGGTGTTGATCAGGCGACCAACCGTGCTTACGGTCACATGGCGTTGAGAGATATTTTGCCCGTGGTACTGACCGGATGCGTGAAAGCCATGCAGCGGTTAGCGGAAGCGACAAAACAGATAGCGCGCTGTACATTTCCCCGACGACCGGGCACCTCTAAACCCCGACCAAAGGACCGCGGAAAGCCACGTAAGCATTTGATTCAAAAGACATGTTGAGGCTTAACTTGGGTGGATTGGTGATTGAGCAGGGCCGCACCACCGGCTATATGTCGGTCCGCAGCCAGCCGGACGCACGCCAGGTCGCAAGTACAGAAGCGTTGTATGCCGACATCCGTAAAGGCAAACGCGGTTTCCCCGCCACCCGCTATCAGCAGGATACGCCACTGATGGCCAGGATTGCGCTGCTGACCACCCTGCCCTCCCTGCTGTCTGCACTGGCACTGGTCAGCGGCGGCATCTGGCCCTGGCTCGGTGGCCTGGGTGGCGCTGCCACGGCCGTGGGTCTGGGCATCTGGACCTGGACCGGCGTACTGAAACCGATGCAACGCATCGGTATGGCACTGCGCCAGTTTGCCGCCGGCGACCTGCGCTTTGAGCTCGACACCCGCGCTGCCGGTGAGTTTGCCCAGCTGCTCATCGGCATCCAGTCAATGAAAGTCAACCTGCGCGCGCTGTTTGCCGATATGTCCGGCATTGCCAGACACGTAGAGAGTCAGTCGAACGCGCTTTATACCCAGGTAGAAGACGCCACTCAGGACATCCTGCGGGGCTCTGACGGCATCAGCATGATCGCCTCAGCCGTCGAGCAGATGTCCGCCTCCGTCAGCGAAATCGCCGGCGCTACCCGCCAGAGTGCCGATCAGGCCACGGCGACGGTGAGCCAGGTTAACCGGGGGTTAGAACAAATCGAGGCCACCCAGCGTGCCTCACAGGACGTTGTTGAGCGCATGCACCGCTCTCAGTCACTGATTGCCGAGCTGGAATCCGAGGTGGCCTCCATCCGCCAGCTGGCAGAAGGGATCAAGGGCATCGCCGATCAGACCAACCTGCTGGCACTGAATGCAGCGATTGAAGCCGCTCGCGCGGGCGAATCCGGGCGTGGATTTGCCGTTGTGGCCGACGAGGTACGTAAGCTCGCCGAACGCACCAGCAACAGCACGGTAGAAATCGCCGCCACAGTGGAGCGTATCGACAGCTGCACCTCCCGCACCCTGACTGCCATTGCCGACGCCGCCACGGAAGTAGAACTGAGCAACAACATGATGAACGGCAGCAAGCAGACCTACGACGCCATCAAAGAGTCTGCTGACGATATTCAGTCTTCTTCATGCAACATTGCCACCACGCTGGACCAGCAGGCCAGTGCCTCCGCGGAGGTGGCCAGTCGGGTCGAGCAGATCAGCATGCTGGTTGATCAGCAGAGCCGCAGCGTGGAGTCAATTCACAAGGCGGCCAGTCAGCTGGGCAACAGCGCCAATCAGCTGCATCAGATGACCAGTCGTTTTGAGCAGTCTTTCTAGGAGCCACAGCATGATAACCACCTCCCGGCTCAAGGACGCCTTACCCGCCAGCTGCTGCAATCTGGTGCTGTCGCTGGCAGACCATGACCATGTGCACTGGGCTGAACTGGAAAAGAAATGCCCCGTCATCCGCAAAGTCCTGCGCCATCAGGCCACCCATGATCCGCAGAGCGGGCTGCCGAATCTGGACCTGCTGATGGAGCGTGCCGATGCAGCCAAAGCCCAGGCCACCCCCTTCAGCCTGATCTTTCTGGTCATCAATGGCATCACAGAAATCGGCGAGCATCACGGGATTGCGGCCGCCCTGCACACCATTAACGCCATCTCCGGGCGCATTCAGGAGGCGGTGCAGGGCCACGGCTTTGCCGCCCGGATTCAGGGAGAACTGTTTGCTGCCGTGATCCATCAGGAAGAGCCCGAAGCGGTTGCCCACGCCCTGTGGCTGTCGCTGACCCGCCCCATTCCGTGGCAAATGGCAGAACTGCATCTGGTGGTGGCTGCCGGTCTGGTCAGCAGCGACGACATACCCGGCAGCACAGAGGAACTGGTACGTGCCGGGTATGCGGCTGCCAAGGACGGTCTGGCCAACAACCACTATGGCGGCGTCAATCTGTACTCCAGCACACTGGGGGAACGGCTGGAGCGGCAATATCTGATCGCCTCCCGCCTCAGTGCAGTGATGAGCAACGGCGGGCTGTCGCTGGCACTGCAGGCCAAGGTCAATGCCAGTGATGGCTGCCTGCTGGGAGCGGAAGTCCTGGTACGGTGGCAGGATCTGTTGCTGGGTACGGTGCCCCCCAGTGAGTTTATTCCGCTGGCGGAGCGCAATGGCACGATCACTGACATCAGTGTATGGGTACTGCACAATGCCCTGGCCATTGCTGCCCAATGGGCACCTGCGGGTCTGGAGCTCAGCATCGCCGTCAACCTGTCTGCCGTTGACCTGCACCACCCCCTTTTAATTGCCTGTGTGCGTGACGCCTTGTCGGCATCCGCTTTTCCACCGTCACGACTGATCATCGAACTGACCGAATCGGCCGTCGCCGAAGACCCGGATCTGGCCATCCGCCAGCTGCTGCAACTGAAGGCGATGGGTATCGCGCTGTCGCTGGATGACTTCGGCACCGGCTACTCCTCACTCAGTTACCTGCGTCGGTTGCCCATCGACACCCTCAAAATCGACCGCTCCTTTGTCGCCGACACCCCTCATGATGCCGATGCCGTGGCGATTGTGCGCTCGATTGTAGTCCTGGCGCAGACGCTGGGGATGCAGACCGTTGCAGAGGGGGTGGAAACCACGGAACAGGCGCTGTTCCTGCGTGGTCTGGGGGTCGATGCCCTGCAGGGTTATCTGTTCAGCCGCCCCATTGCGCCCGATCAGTTCATGACCATGGCGCAGGGCTGCAACAGCAGGTTCAGAAAGCTACTGTCGCTGCAGTCCCCCGGCAGCGCACGGCCTTTTCCTCAGGGCAAAACTTAATCGTTACAGCATTGTGCACACATTATGACGCCGGCCAGATCAACCGCTACCGGCACTCACCGTAAATAAACCCCCTGGCGGCCAGCCCGGCCGTCGCGACTGAGACGCTTTCTGTTTTTGAGACTACTCCTATGCAACGCCTTATCAGACACATCTCGATCTACAAAAAAATCATGCTGCTCACCGCCTTGATGGCGCTGCTGGTCATCTACACCGCCTGCTACAACCTGCTTACGCTGCACGGCCAGATTCTGGAGGAACGTAAGCTACAGAGTCAGGGGATCGTGGAACAGGCAACCAGTCTGATCGGCTACTACGCCAGCCAGGCGGTACAGGGCAACCTGACCCTGCCCGAGGCTCAGCAGCGCGCCCGAGACGCGCTGAGCGCCATGCGTTATGGCGACAACAACTATGTATTCATCCTGTCCGAGCAGGGCACCTTCGTCATGCACCCGCTGCTGCCGAAGCTGGAAGGGCAACGCCTGAGCGCGGTCAAGGACGCGAAGGGCACGGTGTTTCTGCCCGCGCTGGTCAGCACCGCGCAACAGCAGGGGGAAGCATTCAGCCAGTATTACTGGAGCCGCGATGGCAAAGCGGCCGCCGTACCCAAGCTGACCTACGCCAAGGCGGCACCAGCCTGGGGCTGGGTCGCCGCGACGGGGATCTATCTGGATGATGTCGACAACCTGTTCTGGCGGGAAGCACGCAAGTTTGTTGCCATTCTGCTCGGCGCCTTTCTGGTGATTGCCTACCTCAGCCGCGAGATCAACCTCAGTATCAGCCAGCCTCTGCGTGCGGCGCTGGCGGTGATAGAGCACATGGCCGGTGGTAATCTGACCCGTCGTCTCAACCATCACTCCCGTGATGAACTGGGCCAGCTGAGCCAGCAGCTGGATCAATCACTCGACAGCCTGCAGGCAATGATCTCCGCGATGCATGTGCAGGCACACAATCTGAATCAGAACAGTGCCGAGCTGTCGGCCACGGCGGTGCAGAGCAGCAAGGGTATCGAGCAGCAGCACAGCGAAACCCACCTGCTGGTGACAGCGATGCAGGAAATGGCCGCCACCGCGCTGGAAGTGTCGCAGCATGCCACCAACACCGCACAGACCACGCAGCAGGTCAGCGAGCGTGCCGAAGCCGGTCAGTTACTGGTGCAGAAGAACATTGAACAGATCACGGCGCTGGCCAAAGCCATAGAGGCCTCTGCCACGACGGTCACCATGCTGGAGAAGCAGGGCGAAGAAGTCGGCGTGATTCTGCAGCAGATCACCTCCATCTCGGATCAGACCAATCTGCTGGCCCTCAATGCCGCCATCGAGGCCGCCCGGGCCGGAGAGCAGGGGCGTGGCTTTGCCGTGGTGGCCGACGAGGTACGCACGCTGGCAATGCGCACACGTCAGTCAACCGAGGAAATCACCCAGCTTAACGAGCGCCTGCGTCAGGCCTGTCAGGATGCGGTCGCGTCCATGCATCAGGGCCTGCAACAGGCACAGTGCAGTGTCAGCCAGACAGAGGAAACCAGTGCGCACTTCGAAGTGATTGCCGGCAAAATCAGTGAAATACGCGATATGAATGCGATGGTCGCCACCGCGGTGCAGCAACAGAGCTGCGTGGCGGATGAAATGAGCCGCAGTCTGGTCAGTATCGCCACCATCGCCGAGCAAACGGACAGCGGCGCCAAACACATAGCGCAGCAGAGCCGTCAGGTAGCCCAGAGTGCCGAAACCCTGCAGCAGTGGACCACGCGCTTTAACGTGTAAGCGGTCAAGGACGCCCCCTTCGGCTGGCCAGCAGCCCCTGCCGCCGCGGCCCGGGATGCTGGCTGTCCGCGGTGGTTGTTGACCGCTCGGCCAGGGCCTTTCGACAGCCAGGGGCTTCTCGACACGCCTCTCGGCAAAGCGGCCGGGGCAATGACGACGGTCGAGCGGTTCGCCAGTGATCTGCCACCGGACAAGGCGAAACCCACGCAGGCAGCGGAGTCATACCGGCACCTTGCCAACAGCCCCCCATGGCCGCCGCACAGCCGATCCTGGACGCGCTGTGACATCATAGCCGAGACAGCGGTGCCTCAGCGGCCCCTCAGGGCTTTGCATCAGCCACCTGTCATATTCATAAAACGCAGCAGCTGCGGCTGCTCGCTGAGGGAGAAGTGATGGCGCTCAGGCTTGATGTTCATCGCGTCGATCAGGGCTTGGCGCAGACGCTGTTCATCGCCGGGATAACGACGCACTATCGCTTTGAGATCGACCGCATGTTCGTTGCCCAGACACAGCAGCAGACGCCCTTCCACCGTCAGCCGGACGCGGTTACAGCTGGCGCAGAAGTTATCGCTGTGCGGTGAAATAAAGCCCACCCGGCTCCGTGTGCCCGCCATACGGTAGTAGCGTGACGGACCACCGCTGCTGTCACTGCAGGCGTGCAGCTCGTACTGCTGCTGCAACTGCTGCAACAGCCGGTCATTCCCCAGATAGGTGTGCGGCAGGTGACGGGTGACCACCGCACCGAGCGGCATTTCTTCGATAAAACTGATGTCCATGCCGCGCTGCACGGCATAGTCGAGCAGGTCGCTAAGCTCATCGACATTGCGCCCCTGTAACACCACGGTGTTGAGTTTGATACGCTCAAACCCCGCCGCCAGCGCGCACTCAATGCCCTTCAGCACCTGTTGCAGCTTGTCGCGGCGCGCCATCTCAACAAAGCGCTCTGGCCTGAGGGTATCCAGACTGATGTTCAGGCGTTTGACGCCGGCACGCCTGAGGTCACGGGCGTAGCGGTGCAAGTGCGCACCATTGGTCGTCAGGGTCAGCTCCTGCAACCCCGGCAACGACCCCAGCTGCTCGACCAGCCACATCACATTGGGGCGCAGCAGCGGTTCGCCCCCGGTCAGGCGAATCCTGTTAACGCCCAGCGCAACAAAGGCGCGAGCGATCAGCGCCAGCTCCTCCAGACTGAGAATCTGTGCCCGCCGCAAAAAGGTCGTGTCTTCATTCATGCAATAAATGCAGCGCAGGTCGCAGCGGTCGGTGACCGACAGGCGCAGATAGGTCACACGGCGTCCGAAGCGGTCGACCAGTGCTGGCGTGGCGGCCTGAGTAGCAGCCGCATGGGATGGCGATGGCGATGGCGATGGCGATGGCGATGACGATGACGATGGAGGCATGACTCTTTACTTGTTCCAGATGCCCGCCTCCGTCACGGTTCACACCGTGCATCAGCGACAGCACGCAAGGGTAACGCCGTCGCTGACACCCGGGTGAACAGGTGCCAGTGGCAGCAGACTATAGATGCACTAAGCCGGTGGTCACGCTCGGACAACTGCAAACAGCGGCTCCACTAACAGTTGTTCCACAGCGGCACCCAGGCGCGCAGCCGTTTATCCAGATGTACCTGAGCACAGATGCGCGCCGCCAGGAAGTTAGCTTCCGCCCGTGTCATATCCATTTCGACAATGGCAATGGCATGGGGCTCATCCTTGATCACATCGACCCTGAGGATCGGTGCGAAGGTACCGTAGTCGCGACGAATGTCATCGGCGGTGATGCTGGCGGCCAGCCCTTCTATCACTATTTTCATGTTGCCGTCTCCGTCACAGGGGCGGCATGGGCTGTCCGCGCAGAAGTGAGATCCATGGGGTTCCCCAGTACCGCGCAGATGCGTTTGAACATGGCACGCTGCTGGCGCGTGGGTGGAATGCGTTGCACCCTCTGATCGCTCAGCACACGTTCAAGCACCATCAGCAGACGCTGACGGTCCTGCTGATCGGCAAGCAGCAGCGGCAGGGTGTCGATGGCACCGAGCGGCTCATAGCGGGCAATCAGCTCCTGCTCGCCACTGATGCGTCGCACTTCGGCCGCGGTGAGGTCGGGCAGCAGATCCTGATAGTCAGTCAGTAGCTCCTGTGCCAGTTGCAACCGTGACAAGGGTAACGGCTCATCACGATGTCCGAGCAAAAATGCCACCCGCGCCAGTGCCTCGGCATAACCGCCCTGCGCTATTCTCGCCAGTGCTTGCTTAACGACAGGCAACGCTCGTGGCGTCTGCTCAGGGTCTGGCACAACAGGCGGCTGCCCGCCTTCGCTGGCGACCTGCAGGGGGCCATAGAGGGTGAAGAAACAGGCTTCGCTCCAGGCATCGCGCAACGACTTGTAGCCCTCAAGCAACGCACTCAGCATTTCTGCTCCCTGAGCTTCCACTTCATGCAGTGCGGTTTTCGATGGCAACGGCTGACGCTGGGCGCGTACTGCCGTGGCAGCAGAGGGCAGCCACCCCAGCCAGGGGTTGAGATCAGACAGTAGCCAGCGCTGGCTACGCAGTGGATGCCACATCCGCCCCAGCTCCGCTGACTGGGGTGTGGCCAGCGCCTTTACCCACGGACGGGCAAAGCGCTCATAGAGCTGTTGGTTGACAGACGCAATCTCGGCAGCCACCTGAAAGGGCTTCTCATCCTGCCGCTGATACCGGTTCAGGC
This Pokkaliibacter sp. MBI-7 DNA region includes the following protein-coding sequences:
- a CDS encoding methyl-accepting chemotaxis protein, which translates into the protein MLRLNLGGLVIEQGRTTGYMSVRSQPDARQVASTEALYADIRKGKRGFPATRYQQDTPLMARIALLTTLPSLLSALALVSGGIWPWLGGLGGAATAVGLGIWTWTGVLKPMQRIGMALRQFAAGDLRFELDTRAAGEFAQLLIGIQSMKVNLRALFADMSGIARHVESQSNALYTQVEDATQDILRGSDGISMIASAVEQMSASVSEIAGATRQSADQATATVSQVNRGLEQIEATQRASQDVVERMHRSQSLIAELESEVASIRQLAEGIKGIADQTNLLALNAAIEAARAGESGRGFAVVADEVRKLAERTSNSTVEIAATVERIDSCTSRTLTAIADAATEVELSNNMMNGSKQTYDAIKESADDIQSSSCNIATTLDQQASASAEVASRVEQISMLVDQQSRSVESIHKAASQLGNSANQLHQMTSRFEQSF
- a CDS encoding bifunctional diguanylate cyclase/phosphodiesterase, producing MITTSRLKDALPASCCNLVLSLADHDHVHWAELEKKCPVIRKVLRHQATHDPQSGLPNLDLLMERADAAKAQATPFSLIFLVINGITEIGEHHGIAAALHTINAISGRIQEAVQGHGFAARIQGELFAAVIHQEEPEAVAHALWLSLTRPIPWQMAELHLVVAAGLVSSDDIPGSTEELVRAGYAAAKDGLANNHYGGVNLYSSTLGERLERQYLIASRLSAVMSNGGLSLALQAKVNASDGCLLGAEVLVRWQDLLLGTVPPSEFIPLAERNGTITDISVWVLHNALAIAAQWAPAGLELSIAVNLSAVDLHHPLLIACVRDALSASAFPPSRLIIELTESAVAEDPDLAIRQLLQLKAMGIALSLDDFGTGYSSLSYLRRLPIDTLKIDRSFVADTPHDADAVAIVRSIVVLAQTLGMQTVAEGVETTEQALFLRGLGVDALQGYLFSRPIAPDQFMTMAQGCNSRFRKLLSLQSPGSARPFPQGKT
- a CDS encoding methyl-accepting chemotaxis protein; protein product: MQRLIRHISIYKKIMLLTALMALLVIYTACYNLLTLHGQILEERKLQSQGIVEQATSLIGYYASQAVQGNLTLPEAQQRARDALSAMRYGDNNYVFILSEQGTFVMHPLLPKLEGQRLSAVKDAKGTVFLPALVSTAQQQGEAFSQYYWSRDGKAAAVPKLTYAKAAPAWGWVAATGIYLDDVDNLFWREARKFVAILLGAFLVIAYLSREINLSISQPLRAALAVIEHMAGGNLTRRLNHHSRDELGQLSQQLDQSLDSLQAMISAMHVQAHNLNQNSAELSATAVQSSKGIEQQHSETHLLVTAMQEMAATALEVSQHATNTAQTTQQVSERAEAGQLLVQKNIEQITALAKAIEASATTVTMLEKQGEEVGVILQQITSISDQTNLLALNAAIEAARAGEQGRGFAVVADEVRTLAMRTRQSTEEITQLNERLRQACQDAVASMHQGLQQAQCSVSQTEETSAHFEVIAGKISEIRDMNAMVATAVQQQSCVADEMSRSLVSIATIAEQTDSGAKHIAQQSRQVAQSAETLQQWTTRFNV
- the moaA gene encoding GTP 3',8-cyclase MoaA, coding for MPPSSSSSPSPSPSPSPSHAAATQAATPALVDRFGRRVTYLRLSVTDRCDLRCIYCMNEDTTFLRRAQILSLEELALIARAFVALGVNRIRLTGGEPLLRPNVMWLVEQLGSLPGLQELTLTTNGAHLHRYARDLRRAGVKRLNISLDTLRPERFVEMARRDKLQQVLKGIECALAAGFERIKLNTVVLQGRNVDELSDLLDYAVQRGMDISFIEEMPLGAVVTRHLPHTYLGNDRLLQQLQQQYELHACSDSSGGPSRYYRMAGTRSRVGFISPHSDNFCASCNRVRLTVEGRLLLCLGNEHAVDLKAIVRRYPGDEQRLRQALIDAMNIKPERHHFSLSEQPQLLRFMNMTGG